In one Umezawaea sp. Da 62-37 genomic region, the following are encoded:
- a CDS encoding acyl-CoA dehydrogenase family protein, translating to MDFALDEEQKEIRDWVRTFVRKEIIPLEPEVLRRERANQPGLTFEELDALQQKAKKAGFWGVQTPTEYGGMGMGAVMTALIEAELGRSFVPFRFGGNADNILYHGNAEQKERYLLPTISGERKSCFAITEPGAGSDAKAIRTSARKDGAEWVINGEKTFITGGNEADFVMVFAVTDKEKGANGGVTCFLVDREMGWKSEPIPTMGQWGPAALVFEDVRVPEENILGEVGQGFAMAMQWIGAGRYLLPARAIGSVERLVEMAIEQANSRVTFGQPIAEYQAIQWMIADSAVETEALRWLVLHAAWLVDQGADSRQAQSMAKLYGGVKANEIVDRVLQIHGGMGYTRELPIERWYRELRLLRIYEGTDEIQRRTIARNLLKGHAKVSGSLG from the coding sequence ATGGACTTCGCGCTCGACGAGGAGCAGAAGGAGATCAGGGACTGGGTGCGCACGTTCGTGCGCAAGGAGATCATCCCGTTGGAGCCGGAAGTGCTCCGCAGGGAACGCGCGAACCAGCCCGGCCTGACGTTCGAAGAGCTGGACGCGTTGCAGCAGAAGGCGAAGAAGGCGGGCTTCTGGGGCGTGCAGACGCCGACGGAGTACGGCGGCATGGGCATGGGCGCGGTGATGACGGCGCTGATCGAGGCCGAGCTGGGCCGCTCGTTCGTGCCGTTCCGCTTCGGCGGCAACGCGGACAACATCCTGTACCACGGCAACGCCGAGCAGAAGGAGCGCTACCTGCTCCCGACGATCTCCGGTGAGCGCAAGTCGTGCTTCGCGATCACCGAGCCCGGCGCCGGGTCGGACGCCAAGGCGATCCGCACCTCCGCGCGCAAGGACGGCGCGGAGTGGGTGATCAACGGCGAGAAGACGTTCATCACCGGCGGCAACGAGGCCGACTTCGTGATGGTGTTCGCCGTGACGGACAAGGAGAAGGGCGCCAACGGGGGCGTCACCTGCTTCCTCGTCGACCGCGAGATGGGCTGGAAGTCCGAGCCCATCCCGACCATGGGCCAGTGGGGTCCGGCCGCGCTGGTGTTCGAGGACGTCCGGGTGCCGGAGGAGAACATCCTCGGCGAGGTCGGCCAGGGCTTCGCCATGGCGATGCAGTGGATCGGCGCGGGCCGCTACCTGCTGCCTGCGCGGGCCATCGGCTCGGTGGAACGCCTGGTGGAGATGGCGATCGAGCAGGCCAACAGCCGCGTCACGTTCGGCCAGCCCATCGCCGAGTACCAGGCCATCCAGTGGATGATCGCGGACTCGGCGGTCGAGACGGAGGCGCTGCGCTGGCTCGTCCTGCACGCCGCGTGGCTGGTCGACCAGGGCGCCGACTCGCGGCAGGCCCAGTCGATGGCGAAGCTCTACGGCGGCGTGAAGGCCAACGAGATCGTCGACCGCGTGCTCCAGATCCACGGCGGCATGGGCTACACCCGCGAGCTGCCGATCGAGCGCTGGTACCGCGAGCTGCGGCTGCTGCGCATCTACGAGGGCACCGACGAGATCCAGCGCCGCACGATCGCCCGCAACCTGCTCAAGGGCCACGCCAAGGTCAGCGGATCCCTGGGGTGA
- a CDS encoding DUF2277 domain-containing protein codes for MCRSIKTLRPPFEDEVTEGDMRAAALQYVRKVSGFRAPAAHNAEAFERAVDQITAATVELLAHLEVRGHAK; via the coding sequence ATGTGCCGAAGCATCAAGACGCTCCGCCCGCCTTTCGAGGACGAGGTCACCGAAGGCGACATGCGCGCCGCTGCCCTGCAGTACGTGCGGAAGGTGTCCGGGTTCCGGGCGCCCGCGGCGCACAACGCGGAGGCGTTCGAACGGGCCGTGGACCAGATCACCGCGGCGACCGTGGAACTACTCGCGCACCTCGAGGTCCGCGGACACGCGAAGTAG
- a CDS encoding acyl-CoA dehydrogenase family protein: MDLSLSDEHRQLQELARRFTDERIVPFALRWDRDEAIDRALVPKLGEVGFLGLGVDEEYGGSGGDNLAYCLVLEEIARGDSAVRGIISVSLGLVGKTIFKQGTEEQKRRWLPGLCSGGLVGCFGLTEPETGSDAGSLATRAERDGDDWLITGRKVFITNGTWADVVLLFARTGGPGPRGITAFLVPTDSDGFEATEIHGKLGMRGQATAELAFDRVRVPDSARLGDEGTGFKIAMAALDRGRMSVAAGCVGAARGALEASLRYAAEREQFGKPIASYQLVQELLADMAVETDAARLLTWRVADLADRGLPFGTEASMAKLYASEAAVRAANSAIQVFGGYGYIDEYPVGKYLRDTRVTTLYEGTSQIQKLLIGRALTGVNAF; encoded by the coding sequence GTGGATCTGAGCCTGTCCGACGAGCACCGCCAGCTCCAGGAGCTGGCCCGGCGCTTCACCGACGAGCGGATCGTCCCCTTCGCCCTGCGGTGGGACCGCGACGAGGCCATCGACCGCGCGCTCGTGCCGAAGCTGGGCGAGGTCGGGTTCCTCGGTCTCGGCGTCGACGAGGAGTACGGCGGTTCCGGCGGCGACAACCTGGCCTACTGCCTGGTGCTGGAGGAGATCGCGCGCGGCGACTCGGCCGTGCGCGGCATCATCTCCGTCTCACTGGGACTGGTCGGCAAGACGATCTTCAAACAGGGCACCGAGGAGCAGAAGCGGCGGTGGCTGCCCGGACTGTGCTCGGGCGGGCTGGTCGGCTGCTTCGGGCTCACCGAGCCGGAGACGGGCTCCGACGCCGGGTCGCTCGCGACCAGGGCCGAACGCGACGGCGACGACTGGCTGATCACCGGCCGGAAGGTGTTCATCACCAACGGGACGTGGGCGGACGTCGTGCTGCTGTTCGCCCGCACCGGCGGGCCGGGGCCCAGGGGCATCACGGCGTTCCTGGTGCCGACCGACTCCGACGGGTTCGAGGCCACCGAGATCCACGGCAAGCTCGGCATGCGCGGCCAAGCCACCGCCGAACTCGCCTTCGACCGGGTCCGGGTGCCCGACAGCGCCCGGCTCGGCGACGAGGGCACCGGCTTCAAGATCGCCATGGCGGCGCTCGACCGCGGCCGGATGTCCGTGGCGGCGGGCTGCGTCGGGGCCGCGCGCGGCGCGCTGGAGGCGAGCCTGCGCTACGCCGCCGAGCGCGAGCAGTTCGGCAAGCCCATCGCCTCCTACCAGCTCGTGCAGGAACTGCTGGCCGACATGGCGGTCGAGACGGACGCGGCCCGGCTGCTCACGTGGCGGGTCGCCGACCTGGCCGACCGCGGGCTGCCGTTCGGCACCGAGGCGTCCATGGCGAAGCTCTACGCCAGCGAGGCGGCCGTGCGGGCCGCGAACAGCGCCATCCAGGTTTTCGGCGGGTACGGCTACATCGACGAGTACCCGGTCGGGAAGTACTTGCGCGACACCCGCGTGACGACCCTCTACGAGGGCACCAGCCAGATCCAGAAACTGCTCATCGGCCGGGCGTTGACCGGCGTCAACGCATTCTGA
- a CDS encoding MaoC/PaaZ C-terminal domain-containing protein — MSTTVVRSWTADDVERYAAAVGGTGMQPGFAIAVAQFGGPQFGLDADLTQVLHAEQSLTLSGELPMAGAVTVTRTDTDVFDKGSGSLVVREWHAEGDARFSTRASLFVRGAGGFGGPRGTTVRHPVPSRAPDVELAFRTSPDQADRYRLTGDDNPLHWDPAFARRGGYPRPILHGLATYGITARLLAESLSVVAVGGRFVHPVFPGDELQVSAWVEDGEVRFRTSVDRTTVIDDGRATPRS, encoded by the coding sequence GTGAGCACCACCGTCGTCCGGTCCTGGACCGCGGACGACGTCGAGCGCTACGCGGCCGCGGTGGGCGGGACCGGCATGCAGCCGGGGTTCGCCATCGCGGTCGCGCAGTTCGGCGGGCCGCAGTTCGGGCTGGACGCCGACCTCACGCAGGTGCTGCACGCCGAGCAGTCGCTGACGTTGTCCGGCGAGCTGCCGATGGCGGGCGCGGTCACGGTGACCAGGACGGACACCGACGTGTTCGACAAGGGCTCCGGATCGCTGGTCGTGCGCGAGTGGCACGCCGAGGGCGACGCGCGGTTCAGCACCCGCGCGTCGCTGTTCGTGCGCGGCGCGGGCGGGTTCGGCGGCCCCCGCGGCACGACCGTCCGGCACCCCGTCCCGTCCCGCGCGCCGGACGTGGAACTGGCCTTCCGCACCTCGCCGGACCAGGCCGACCGGTACCGGCTGACCGGCGACGACAACCCGCTGCACTGGGACCCGGCGTTCGCGCGGCGCGGCGGCTACCCCCGTCCGATCCTGCACGGGCTGGCCACCTACGGGATCACCGCGCGGCTGCTGGCCGAGTCGCTCTCCGTGGTCGCGGTGGGCGGCCGGTTCGTCCATCCGGTGTTCCCCGGCGACGAACTCCAGGTCAGCGCCTGGGTGGAGGACGGGGAGGTCCGGTTCCGCACGTCCGTCGACCGCACAACGGTGATCGACGACGGTAGGGCTACCCCCCGTTCCTAG
- a CDS encoding TetR/AcrR family transcriptional regulator C-terminal domain-containing protein — MPRPSIPILSGDRIRKVALGIIDREGLDGLSMRKLATELGVRAPSLYGHVATKDDLLHEIASAVLEDVDVSGFEDGDWRRGLVVSARSYRAALSQHPNIVPFLAYGPAGRDASLRRLDVMHGALVDAGWPRRHATMIAASLMYLVFGAALSTFSNGFSTDASVYQGRYPHLDKAHLLSTVAGELDRDSFELALSAFVEGLGLLRVSADLEVRE; from the coding sequence ATGCCTCGACCGAGCATCCCCATCCTCAGCGGGGACCGCATCCGGAAGGTCGCGCTCGGCATCATCGACCGCGAGGGCCTGGACGGGCTGTCGATGCGCAAGCTCGCCACGGAGCTGGGCGTGCGCGCCCCGTCGCTGTACGGGCACGTGGCCACCAAGGACGACCTGCTGCACGAGATCGCCAGCGCGGTGCTGGAGGACGTCGACGTGTCCGGTTTCGAGGACGGCGACTGGCGGCGCGGCCTCGTCGTCAGCGCCCGCTCCTACCGGGCCGCGCTGTCGCAGCACCCGAACATCGTGCCGTTCCTCGCCTACGGCCCGGCCGGTCGCGACGCCTCGTTGCGGCGGCTCGACGTGATGCACGGCGCCCTGGTCGACGCGGGCTGGCCGCGACGGCACGCGACGATGATCGCCGCCTCGCTGATGTACCTGGTGTTCGGCGCCGCGCTGAGCACGTTCTCCAACGGGTTCTCCACCGACGCGTCGGTCTACCAGGGGCGTTACCCGCACCTGGACAAGGCCCACCTGCTGTCCACGGTCGCGGGGGAGTTGGACCGGGACAGCTTCGAGCTGGCGCTCAGCGCGTTCGTCGAGGGGCTGGGGCTACTTCGCGTGTCCGCGGACCTCGAGGTGCGCGAGTAG